The Planctomycetota bacterium genome contains the following window.
ACGACGAAGCCGCCACCGCCCCCGAATGTCCTCAATCCGGAGCTCCTTCCCGGTTCGGTCTTCGACGCCCGAACATACCGCGACTCGATCACCAACCACGACCTGATCACCAAGTGATCCGCCGGCTGCCAGCCATGCCTCCGCTCCACCACCGCCGTGCCGGCATGACGCTCGTCGAGCTGCTCGTCGTGGTGGCTATCATCGGCATCCTCGCCGTCACCGTCCTGCCGAACCTTTCCAACACCACCGAGTCGCGCCGCACGCGCGAGGCGGCCCGGGCGGTGTCGACGTGGGTCAGCAAGGCGCAGAGCCGGGCGATCGGCCGCACCGAGTGGGCGGGGTTCTGGATCCTCCCCACCGGCACCGCCACCCCCTACGCGATCGACCTCCAGCTCGCCGACGTGCCCGAGGTCTACCGCGGCGAGAGCCTCCAGTCGCGGGCGCTGGTGGTCGACCCGGCGACCAGCGGCGTCAATCCGGACAAGCCGGTTCCCTTCACCTGGGCGTACCGCGACGTCGGCTTCCCGGCGGTCGGCGGCGCGGCGAGCTTCGACGCGGCCAATCGTGGCATCACGCCGGCCCTCTATCAGTTGGTCGGCGGCACGGCGGTGCAGTCACGGGCCGGTGATCTCGTCCGCTTCGACGGCACGGGCCCCTGGTTCGAGCTCCTGCAGACGCACTCCAACGGTTCGCTCGCCGTCCAGTTCCGTGGGCTCGGGTCGAGCCAGGGAACGTCGGGGCAAAATCCGCTCAATACGCCTTGGCCGCTCGAAGGCGTGCCGCATTCCTATGAGATCCTCCGCCAGCCGGTGCGCAGCGGGGCGACGTTCTCGTTTTCCGACGGCCGCTGCATCGACCTCTTCTGGTCGGGCTACGCCTCGACGGGGAGCGTGCCCTACCAGCAGTTCGGCCTCGCGCCAGGAAGCACCGTCGCCCTGCCGTCGCAGCCGATCGGAATCCTGTTCGACGGCAACGGCCGCGTGCGTGAGCTCTTCCACCAGGGCTCCCGGCTCGCCGTCGAGGGGACGATCTTCCTCCTCGTCGGCCGCGTGGACCGGGCCGG
Protein-coding sequences here:
- a CDS encoding prepilin-type N-terminal cleavage/methylation domain-containing protein encodes the protein MPPLHHRRAGMTLVELLVVVAIIGILAVTVLPNLSNTTESRRTREAARAVSTWVSKAQSRAIGRTEWAGFWILPTGTATPYAIDLQLADVPEVYRGESLQSRALVVDPATSGVNPDKPVPFTWAYRDVGFPAVGGAASFDAANRGITPALYQLVGGTAVQSRAGDLVRFDGTGPWFELLQTHSNGSLAVQFRGLGSSQGTSGQNPLNTPWPLEGVPHSYEILRQPVRSGATFSFSDGRCIDLFWSGYASTGSVPYQQFGLAPGSTVALPSQPIGILFDGNGRVRELFHQGSRLAVEGTIFLLVGRVDRAGQPAVASLNASDDSVGANWQYGDSYWIAIDPASGIARVAECTVNAANPVASQAFIRSQIVAGGR